Proteins encoded in a region of the Brevinematales bacterium genome:
- a CDS encoding DUF1844 domain-containing protein: protein MSHLGLSFISYIMMLYQSGLIALGRMQNPLGSDVPMELDEARSVIDLLELLQEKTLGNLTDEETHTLDMVLETLRSGYIEELSRAASENKDKPESEITEGDEFEVH, encoded by the coding sequence ATGAGTCATTTAGGGTTAAGTTTCATCTCCTATATTATGATGCTTTACCAGTCGGGACTGATCGCGCTCGGACGGATGCAGAATCCCCTGGGTTCGGATGTGCCGATGGAGTTGGACGAAGCCCGCAGCGTCATCGATTTGCTGGAACTCCTTCAGGAGAAGACGCTGGGTAATCTGACCGACGAAGAGACTCACACGCTGGATATGGTGCTCGAGACCCTGCGCAGCGGGTATATCGAGGAGCTCAGCCGCGCGGCGTCGGAGAATAAGGATAAGCCCGAAAGCGAAATAACCGAGGGGGACGAGTTTGAAGTCCATTGA